The genomic window TGCCATTTCACCCAGTTTTTCATCTGGGTAAGGGTAGAGTGCTGCACATGCAATCACCAAATTATCTCGCTCAATAATGGTAAATTTATCAATTTCCATTTCAAGCTGTTCTCTTGAACGCCTAACAAGTATGCCTTGTTGTTCCAGAGGACGAATGAGTTCTAAGATCCCACCAATATCATTAATATTTGCACGCCGTGTCTGTTCTGAGCTTTCCATAACAATTTGAGTGCCGATTCCGTCACGAGAAAAGAGTTCTTGTATCAAAGCACCATTTTCTTGATAACTCAATAGGTGACTACGACGGACTCCTCGGCGACAAGCGATTGCTGCACCACGTAAAAAACGCACTGTACCAGAATAGTAATCACCTTCAGCTTCCAATTCTTGAATACGTTTTTCAGCATCATTCGGGAAGAGTTCTGAGAGAATATTACCGTCTTTATCTGCAACACCTTGTGAAGAACAAAAGCCAATCAGCTTTTCTGCTTTAATTTTTACCGCAAGTTGTGTAGCAATTTCTTCAGAAGTGAGATTAAAACTTTCTCCAGTCACGGATACAGCAACAGGTCCAATAAGGATGATAGATCCGTGATTTAGCTGGTTATTAATCGCGTCTTCATCAATACGGCGGATCCGTCCGCTATGGCAATAATCTATTCCATCATCAATGCCTAATGGTTGAGCAATAACAAAATTGCCACTCACGACATTAATATGTGCGCCTTGTAAAGGCGTATTGCTCAAGCTCATTGATAAACGTGCTGTAATATCGAGTTGTAAAGCGCCAGATGCTTGTTTGACATATTCAAGCGTATTCGCATCTGTTACACGAGTGTGTTTATGATAAATAGCCTCATAATGTCGCTCAGTTAAAAGATCTTCGATTTGCGGTCGGGCACCATAAACGACAACAATACGAATGCCAAGGCTATGTAATAATCCTATATCATTGACTATATTTGGAAAATTCTCATGCGCGATAGCTTCTCCACCCAGCATAATGACAAATGTTTTGCCGCGGTGAGCATTAATATAAGGAACCGAATGGCGAAATTCATCGACCAATTCGGTGCTGCGCTCTTTCATAATCACCCTCATGAATGAATTTTTATTCGATATTAATGTATTTTTATTCTTTTTGGCAGCAAATATCAAGTAAAAGATGGGATAAGACTTGTAACATTTTTATCATTTGGGTTTACATATATCTATAATAAAAAGTGTATTCTTAATGACAGTATGCGTATGATTCGTTAGAGTTCATATTTATTACCCCATTTGGCCTTATTATTAAATCACTTGATGTTTCAGCTTTAGGTTTGGAATTATTGATGAGTCACCAAGAACACAGCCCATCTAAGCGCCGCTTTATTCAAGGAGCGGCCGCGCTTATGTTGCTTAGCGTTAGCCCAATTGGTTTTGCGGCGAATGCTAATATTATTGCTGTCCGCGTTTGGCCTGCATCGACCTACACGCGTGTGACGCTTGAATCCAACACGCCATTAAAATATCGCCAATTTGTTTTAAATAATCCAGAACGTATTGTTGTCGATCTTGAAGGTGTTCATCTCAATAATGTCTTAAAACAGATGAGCAATCAAATTCAGACAAGAGATCCGTATCTTAAGTTAGTCAGAGTCGGACAATTTGATCCAAAAACAGTACGACTTGTTTTTGAAGTCAAAAGTAAAGTTAGCCCTAAAATTTTTACAATTGCGCCTGTTTCTGAATTTAAAAACCGTTTAGTGATGGATTTTTATCCGGGCAAAGGTGTTTCAACCAATGATGACCCGTTACTTGCTCTATTGGAAGATTATAATAAGGGTGATTTAGAAGAAAGCATGCCAGCTCAGGCTAAAAAGCCAGGAACAGCCGGTAAAGATCGACCAATTATTATAATGATTGACCCTGGGCATGGTGGTGAAGATCCCGGTGCAATAGGCAAGTATAAAACGCGAGAAAAAGATGTTGTATTACAAATTGCTCGTCGCCTAAAAGCATTGATTGATAAAGATCCAGAAATGCGG from Providencia sneebia DSM 19967 includes these protein-coding regions:
- the argA gene encoding amino-acid N-acetyltransferase, encoding MKERSTELVDEFRHSVPYINAHRGKTFVIMLGGEAIAHENFPNIVNDIGLLHSLGIRIVVVYGARPQIEDLLTERHYEAIYHKHTRVTDANTLEYVKQASGALQLDITARLSMSLSNTPLQGAHINVVSGNFVIAQPLGIDDGIDYCHSGRIRRIDEDAINNQLNHGSIILIGPVAVSVTGESFNLTSEEIATQLAVKIKAEKLIGFCSSQGVADKDGNILSELFPNDAEKRIQELEAEGDYYSGTVRFLRGAAIACRRGVRRSHLLSYQENGALIQELFSRDGIGTQIVMESSEQTRRANINDIGGILELIRPLEQQGILVRRSREQLEMEIDKFTIIERDNLVIACAALYPYPDEKLGEMACVAVHPDYRSSARGEELLHRIAIQARQINLEKLFVLTTRSIHWFQERGFMPAEIEMLPLKKQALYNYQRRSKILMLDLKTQADK
- the amiC gene encoding N-acetylmuramoyl-L-alanine amidase AmiC, giving the protein MSHQEHSPSKRRFIQGAAALMLLSVSPIGFAANANIIAVRVWPASTYTRVTLESNTPLKYRQFVLNNPERIVVDLEGVHLNNVLKQMSNQIQTRDPYLKLVRVGQFDPKTVRLVFEVKSKVSPKIFTIAPVSEFKNRLVMDFYPGKGVSTNDDPLLALLEDYNKGDLEESMPAQAKKPGTAGKDRPIIIMIDPGHGGEDPGAIGKYKTREKDVVLQIARRLKALIDKDPEMRAYMTRNEDVFIPLKVRVAKARKMQADLFVSIHADAFTNRSAHGSSVFALSKKGATSNTARYLAQTQNEADLIGGVSKSGDAYLDHTMLDLVQTATINDSLKFGDEVLKRMGKVNRLHKNRVDQAGFAVLKAPEIPSILVETAFISNLEEERKLKTAKFQQQMAESIFQGIKAYFRNGGTLAVRN